A stretch of the Microcella sp. genome encodes the following:
- a CDS encoding ABC transporter ATP-binding protein encodes MPQPVITASQLTKTYGDFTAVDAIDFEVAPGESFGLLGPNGAGKSTTMRMVGAVSTRTSGDLSILGLDPNQHGPDIRSQLGVVPQQDNLDQELRVRDNLLVYGRYFGLPRAVVAERADALLEFAQLSDRRKSKVDDLSGGMKRRLTIARALINEPRILLLDEPTTGLDPQARHILWDRLFRLKEQGTTLVLTTHYMDEAEQLCDRLVVIDKGRIMAEGSPAALIREHSSKEVLEVRFGSDKNAEIAESIRDIGERHEVLPDRILIYTGNGEAELEQITQRGLQPITSLVRRSSLEDVFLRLTGRSLIE; translated from the coding sequence GTGCCCCAGCCCGTCATCACCGCGAGCCAGCTGACCAAGACTTATGGCGACTTCACGGCCGTCGACGCCATCGATTTCGAAGTCGCTCCTGGCGAGTCGTTCGGCCTGCTCGGCCCCAACGGCGCGGGCAAGTCGACGACCATGCGCATGGTCGGGGCGGTGTCAACGCGGACGAGTGGTGACTTGAGCATCCTGGGCCTCGATCCGAACCAGCATGGCCCCGACATCCGCTCGCAGCTGGGAGTCGTGCCGCAGCAAGACAACCTCGATCAAGAGCTGCGCGTGCGCGACAACCTTCTCGTCTACGGCCGCTACTTCGGCCTACCGCGCGCGGTTGTCGCCGAACGGGCGGATGCTCTTCTCGAGTTCGCGCAGCTCTCAGACCGCCGCAAGTCGAAGGTTGACGACCTCTCGGGCGGTATGAAGCGCCGCCTGACGATCGCGCGCGCGCTCATCAACGAGCCACGCATCCTGCTGCTCGACGAGCCGACCACCGGGCTCGACCCGCAAGCGCGGCACATTCTCTGGGACCGCCTTTTCCGCCTCAAGGAGCAGGGCACGACGCTCGTGCTCACCACCCACTACATGGACGAGGCCGAGCAGCTGTGCGACCGCCTCGTGGTCATCGACAAAGGCCGCATCATGGCCGAGGGCTCGCCGGCCGCGCTGATTCGCGAGCACTCGAGCAAAGAGGTGCTCGAAGTGCGCTTCGGCAGCGACAAGAACGCCGAGATCGCGGAGAGCATCCGCGACATCGGCGAGCGGCACGAAGTGCTGCCCGACCGCATTCTCATCTACACGGGCAACGGCGAGGCCGAGCTCGAGCAGATCACGCAGCGCGGCCTGCAACCGATCACCTCGCTCGTGCGCCGATCGAGCCTCGAAGACGTCTTCCTTCGCCTCACCGGCCGGAGCCTCATCGAATGA
- a CDS encoding ABC transporter permease, which translates to MTVQTTREDTARAIAGGVAPRRWGSWYIAEHRIRAMKGYAGDAIFQSFGNPLIYLFALGVGLASLVPQGVGGVTYLQFVAPALMATAAMTVAANETSYPVLMGFKWNPIFFGMNASPITGAQIVNGMMIQIALRAVVTVAIYFGVIVLFGGVPAATGWLAIGAATLTGMAIGVVISSYTSTITEDRGQMAMLQRFGITPLFLFSGTFFPLEQLPIYLQPIGWISPLWHGTELGRVATYGLDEPIWLTVTHVGYLATLFIVGLWATRKHFTTRLNK; encoded by the coding sequence ATGACGGTTCAGACAACTCGAGAAGATACGGCGCGGGCCATCGCCGGCGGCGTCGCCCCGCGACGCTGGGGCTCGTGGTACATCGCCGAGCACCGCATCCGCGCCATGAAGGGCTATGCGGGCGACGCGATCTTCCAGAGCTTCGGCAACCCGCTCATCTACCTCTTCGCTCTCGGGGTGGGGCTCGCGAGCCTCGTGCCGCAGGGTGTCGGCGGGGTCACCTACCTGCAGTTCGTCGCGCCCGCCCTCATGGCGACTGCGGCCATGACGGTCGCCGCCAACGAGACGAGCTACCCCGTGCTCATGGGCTTCAAGTGGAACCCCATCTTCTTCGGCATGAACGCCTCGCCCATCACGGGGGCGCAGATCGTCAACGGCATGATGATTCAGATCGCGCTGCGCGCCGTCGTCACCGTGGCGATCTACTTCGGCGTCATCGTGCTGTTCGGCGGAGTGCCCGCGGCGACCGGCTGGCTCGCGATTGGTGCGGCCACGCTGACCGGCATGGCCATCGGCGTCGTCATCTCGAGCTACACCTCGACGATCACCGAAGACCGCGGCCAGATGGCGATGCTGCAGCGCTTCGGCATCACCCCGCTGTTCCTCTTCTCGGGCACCTTCTTCCCGCTCGAGCAGCTGCCGATCTACCTGCAGCCCATCGGCTGGATCTCACCGCTCTGGCACGGCACCGAGCTCGGCCGTGTCGCGACCTATGGCCTCGATGAGCCGATCTGGCTCACCGTCACCCACGTGGGCTACCTCGCGACCCTGTTCATCGTCGGGCTCTGGGCGACCCGCAAGCACTTCACGACGAGGTTGAACAAGTGA
- a CDS encoding ABC transporter permease, which produces MSTATASEQGALQPRRSALYAGNTGAVIHRGLLATRSTNYLVVLSGFFEPVFYLLSLGIGFGALVGSVQTSTGQEVSYAAFIAPALLAVSAMNGAVYDSTWNVFFKLNYSKLYQGMLTTSLGPLDVALGEIFLALLRGAMYAVGFMVIMQAFGLNLAWTALLALPAVLLIAFGFASLGMAITSYMKTFQQIEWVTFIMLPMFLFSATFYPITVYPEAIQWVIQALPLWHAVELVRGLTTGALSAMMFVHIGYYLVMIAIGIVFTTSRLRALFLK; this is translated from the coding sequence GTGAGCACGGCGACGGCCTCAGAGCAGGGCGCCCTGCAGCCGCGCCGCAGTGCTTTGTACGCCGGCAATACCGGGGCGGTCATCCATCGTGGCCTGCTCGCGACCCGCAGCACCAACTACCTCGTCGTGCTCAGCGGGTTCTTCGAGCCGGTGTTCTACCTGCTCTCGCTCGGCATCGGCTTCGGCGCCCTCGTCGGCTCGGTGCAGACCTCGACCGGCCAGGAGGTGTCGTACGCGGCGTTCATCGCCCCGGCGCTGCTCGCCGTCTCGGCCATGAACGGCGCCGTCTACGACTCGACCTGGAACGTCTTCTTCAAGCTCAACTACTCGAAGCTCTATCAGGGGATGCTCACGACCTCGCTCGGCCCGCTCGACGTGGCCCTCGGCGAGATCTTCTTGGCCCTGCTGCGCGGCGCGATGTATGCCGTCGGCTTCATGGTCATCATGCAGGCCTTCGGGCTCAACCTGGCCTGGACGGCGCTGCTGGCCCTGCCGGCCGTGCTGCTCATCGCGTTCGGATTCGCGAGCCTCGGCATGGCGATCACGAGCTACATGAAGACCTTCCAGCAGATCGAGTGGGTCACGTTCATCATGCTGCCGATGTTCTTGTTCTCGGCGACGTTCTACCCCATCACGGTCTACCCCGAAGCGATTCAGTGGGTCATTCAGGCGCTGCCGCTGTGGCACGCCGTCGAGCTCGTGCGCGGGCTCACGACGGGGGCGCTGAGCGCGATGATGTTCGTGCACATCGGCTACTACCTCGTCATGATCGCGATCGGCATCGTCTTCACGACGAGCCGGTTGCGCGCGCTGTTCTTGAAGTAG
- the ribH gene encoding 6,7-dimethyl-8-ribityllumazine synthase, which produces MSGAGSPTLDIDGTGLTVALVAGQWHTEISEGLKAGARRVLEAAGATIVEYAVPGSFELPVVSKAALEQGADAVVALGVIIRGGTPHFEYVSAAATDGLTRVALDTGKPVGFGVLTLDDEAQGLDRAGLPGSHEDKGAEAAEAALATARVLQAIRA; this is translated from the coding sequence ATGAGCGGCGCCGGATCCCCCACTCTCGACATCGACGGCACGGGCCTCACGGTGGCCCTCGTCGCCGGCCAGTGGCACACCGAGATCAGCGAGGGCCTCAAGGCGGGCGCCCGGCGCGTGCTCGAGGCGGCCGGAGCAACCATCGTCGAGTACGCCGTGCCGGGCTCGTTCGAACTGCCCGTGGTGAGCAAGGCCGCACTCGAGCAGGGGGCGGATGCCGTGGTCGCGCTCGGCGTGATCATCCGGGGCGGCACACCTCACTTCGAGTACGTGAGCGCCGCCGCGACCGACGGCCTCACGCGGGTCGCGCTCGACACCGGCAAGCCCGTCGGATTCGGCGTGCTCACGCTCGACGACGAGGCCCAGGGCCTCGACCGTGCCGGGCTGCCCGGGTCGCACGAAGACAAGGGCGCCGAGGCCGCCGAGGCCGCGCTCGCGACCGCCCGCGTGCTGCAGGCCATTCGCGCCTAG
- the ribA gene encoding GTP cyclohydrolase II: protein MSIGTIPEALEALRAGRPVLVADDESRENEGDVIISAQLASPEWVAWSIRHTSGFLCAPMTDEIADGLELPLMVMHNEDPRGTAYTVTVDAAEGLTTGISAGDRARTLRVLGDAASTPASLRRPGHVVPLRAKPGGVRERAGHTEAAVELMRLAGLRPVAAIGEVIDETGDMMRLPELIRFGQSEGLVVITIVDLIAYLEAGSPGSFENSPTTEAVAPPSRPSSVSFEVETTVPTSHGPFSMRAYRDRKTGADHVAIVSGMPHDDMIVRVHSECLTGEAFGSLKCECGPQLDAALDVIQRQGGAVLYMRGHEGRGIGLINKLKAYRLQEDGYDTLDANLALGLPADARDYEAAVDMLRDLGVSSVRLLTNNPEKQRQLVEYGMTVTSLVPLVVGVGSDNEGYLNAKRDRMGHRLPDSITSAPVFTTLEGKSA from the coding sequence ATGAGCATCGGAACGATTCCTGAGGCCCTCGAGGCCCTGAGGGCAGGCAGGCCGGTGCTCGTCGCCGACGACGAGAGCCGCGAGAACGAGGGCGACGTCATCATCTCGGCGCAGCTCGCGAGCCCTGAGTGGGTGGCGTGGTCGATCCGCCACACGAGCGGCTTCCTCTGCGCGCCGATGACCGACGAGATCGCCGACGGACTCGAGCTGCCGCTCATGGTCATGCACAACGAAGACCCGCGCGGCACCGCGTACACCGTGACGGTCGACGCGGCCGAAGGCCTCACCACTGGCATTAGTGCCGGAGACCGCGCGCGCACCCTGCGCGTGCTCGGCGATGCCGCCTCGACGCCCGCGAGCCTGCGCCGGCCCGGCCACGTCGTGCCGTTGCGCGCCAAGCCGGGGGGCGTTCGCGAGCGTGCAGGTCACACCGAGGCCGCCGTCGAGCTCATGCGGCTCGCCGGGCTGCGCCCCGTCGCCGCGATCGGCGAGGTGATCGACGAGACCGGCGACATGATGCGCTTGCCCGAACTGATTCGCTTCGGTCAGAGCGAGGGCCTCGTCGTCATCACCATCGTCGACCTCATTGCCTACCTCGAGGCGGGGTCGCCCGGCTCGTTCGAGAACAGCCCGACGACCGAGGCCGTCGCCCCGCCCTCGAGGCCGAGCAGCGTGAGCTTCGAGGTCGAGACCACGGTGCCGACCTCGCACGGGCCGTTCTCGATGCGCGCCTACCGCGACCGCAAGACGGGCGCCGATCACGTGGCGATCGTCAGCGGCATGCCGCACGACGACATGATCGTGCGCGTGCACTCCGAGTGCCTGACGGGCGAAGCTTTCGGCTCGCTCAAGTGCGAGTGCGGGCCGCAGCTCGACGCGGCGCTCGATGTCATCCAGCGCCAGGGTGGTGCCGTGCTCTACATGCGCGGCCACGAGGGCCGCGGCATCGGCCTCATCAACAAGCTCAAGGCCTACCGCCTGCAAGAAGACGGGTACGACACGCTTGACGCTAACCTCGCGCTGGGCTTGCCCGCCGACGCGCGAGACTACGAGGCCGCCGTCGACATGTTGCGCGACCTCGGCGTCAGCAGCGTGCGCTTGCTCACCAACAACCCCGAGAAGCAGCGCCAGCTCGTCGAGTACGGAATGACGGTCACGTCGCTCGTGCCGCTCGTCGTCGGCGTCGGCAGCGACAACGAGGGCTACCTCAACGCCAAGCGCGACCGCATGGGCCACCGCCTGCCCGATAGCATCACGAGCGCACCCGTGTTCACCACGCTGGAAGGAAAGTCTGCATGA
- a CDS encoding riboflavin synthase yields MFTGLIEEQGRIVRWELNGDAGRLTVHGPLAVSDAAHGDSISVNGVCLTVADQGDDWFTADVMGQTLAMSTISQWAIGDAVNLERAAAVGDRLGGHIVQGHIDGTTTVLDRREHGDWRVLRFSLDAAHAPLVVDKGSIAVDGVSLTVSAAGDDWFEVSLIPETLAATTLGDKVVGSTANIETDILARHVARLVRFGASADQHDGERTLS; encoded by the coding sequence ATGTTCACCGGACTCATCGAAGAACAGGGCCGCATCGTGCGGTGGGAGCTGAACGGCGATGCCGGGCGGCTGACCGTGCACGGGCCGCTCGCGGTCAGCGACGCCGCGCACGGCGACTCGATCAGCGTCAACGGCGTGTGCCTCACGGTCGCCGATCAGGGCGACGACTGGTTCACCGCCGACGTCATGGGCCAGACCCTCGCGATGTCGACGATCTCGCAGTGGGCTATCGGCGACGCCGTCAACCTCGAGCGCGCCGCCGCGGTGGGCGACCGGCTCGGCGGGCACATCGTGCAAGGCCACATTGACGGCACGACGACCGTGCTCGACCGCCGCGAGCACGGCGACTGGCGCGTGCTGCGGTTCTCGCTCGATGCAGCGCACGCACCCCTCGTCGTCGACAAGGGGTCGATCGCGGTCGACGGGGTGAGCCTCACCGTCAGCGCCGCGGGCGACGACTGGTTCGAGGTCTCACTGATTCCTGAGACGCTCGCCGCGACGACGCTCGGCGACAAGGTCGTCGGCAGCACGGCGAACATCGAGACCGACATTCTGGCCCGCCACGTGGCGCGGCTGGTGCGATTCGGCGCAAGCGCTGATCAGCACGATGGTGAAAGGACGCTCTCATGA
- the ribD gene encoding bifunctional diaminohydroxyphosphoribosylaminopyrimidine deaminase/5-amino-6-(5-phosphoribosylamino)uracil reductase RibD, whose product MRRALSLATHGPAVGANPQVGCVLLDAAGTMVAQGWHRGAGTAHAEVDALSHIPDARGLTAVVTLEPCNHTGRTGPCAQALIDAGVARVVYALDDPNPVAGGGADRLRAAGVEVIGGLLADEATELLLPWLTSVRTGRPWVTVKWATSLDGRAAAADGTSQWITGTASRQRVHEQRAAHDAIAVGTGTVIADDPSLTARGDGGELLAHQPVPVVFGTTPVPTDARLRHHPAGLIELGHRDLEAGMRDLDARGIRRLFVEGGPTLASAFVRAGLVDEVLIYLAPMLIGGPRVALDELGVTTIGEAHRLRIHRIETLGDDLLVVARPHQPAEGA is encoded by the coding sequence ATGCGCCGCGCCCTCAGTCTGGCGACGCACGGCCCCGCGGTCGGCGCCAACCCCCAGGTCGGCTGCGTGCTGCTTGACGCGGCGGGCACCATGGTCGCGCAGGGCTGGCATCGCGGGGCGGGCACCGCGCACGCCGAGGTGGATGCTCTCTCGCACATTCCCGACGCCCGAGGCCTCACGGCCGTCGTGACCCTCGAGCCCTGCAATCACACCGGTCGCACGGGCCCCTGCGCGCAGGCGCTCATCGATGCGGGCGTCGCCCGCGTGGTCTATGCGCTTGACGACCCCAACCCCGTGGCCGGCGGCGGCGCCGACCGTCTGCGCGCCGCGGGCGTCGAGGTCATCGGGGGCCTCCTCGCCGATGAGGCGACCGAACTGCTGCTGCCCTGGCTGACGAGCGTGCGCACCGGGCGCCCGTGGGTGACCGTCAAGTGGGCGACGAGCCTCGACGGCCGCGCGGCCGCGGCCGACGGCACGAGCCAGTGGATCACCGGCACGGCCTCGCGCCAGCGCGTGCACGAGCAGCGCGCCGCCCACGACGCCATCGCGGTGGGCACGGGCACCGTGATCGCCGACGACCCGAGCCTCACCGCGCGCGGCGATGGCGGCGAGCTGCTCGCGCACCAGCCGGTGCCGGTCGTGTTCGGCACGACGCCCGTGCCCACCGACGCTCGACTGCGCCATCACCCCGCCGGGCTCATCGAGCTCGGGCACCGCGACCTCGAGGCCGGGATGCGCGACCTCGACGCACGGGGAATCCGCCGCTTGTTCGTCGAGGGCGGCCCGACGCTCGCCTCAGCCTTCGTGCGCGCGGGCCTCGTCGACGAAGTGCTGATCTACCTCGCACCGATGCTCATCGGCGGGCCGCGCGTCGCCCTCGATGAGCTCGGCGTCACCACGATCGGCGAGGCGCATCGTTTGCGCATCCACCGCATCGAGACGCTCGGCGACGACCTGCTCGTCGTCGCCCGCCCGCACCAGCCGGCAGAAGGAGCCTGA
- the glpK gene encoding glycerol kinase GlpK — translation MTTHIIAIDQGTTSTRAVVVDHAGAIVSVGQHPHEQIFPQAGWVEHDAHEIWINTQEVIGMALGKAGLTRHDIAAIGITNQRETAVVWDRATGDPVYNAIVWQDTRTQPLVDELAADGGVRRFASITGLPLATYFSATKIAWILDNVDGARARAEAGELAFGTIDTWLLWNLTGGVDGGVHATDVTNASRTLLMNLETLDWDDSLLAAFGVPRSMLPEVRSSSETYGVARSSSLLREVPIAGILGDQQAATFGQTAFDAGESKNTYGTGNFLIVNTGEERVASDAGLLTTVAYRLGDEPARYALEGSVAVTGSLVQWLRDNLQMLSSSAEVETLAASVEDSGGAVIVPAFSGLFAPYWRPDARGAIVGLTRFITRAHLARAALESTAFQSREVFDVAQAAIPVPISELRVDGGMTANDLLMQFQADILGIPVVRPRIIETTALGAAYAAGLAVGFWSSRDELRELWAEDRRWLRDMADDERARRMRVWHKAVTRTFDWVDDDTSA, via the coding sequence GTGACCACGCACATCATCGCCATCGACCAGGGCACCACGAGCACGCGCGCCGTGGTCGTCGATCATGCCGGCGCGATCGTCTCGGTCGGTCAGCACCCGCACGAGCAGATCTTTCCCCAGGCGGGCTGGGTCGAGCACGATGCGCACGAGATCTGGATCAACACGCAAGAGGTCATCGGCATGGCGCTCGGCAAGGCCGGTCTGACGCGTCACGACATCGCGGCCATCGGCATCACCAACCAGCGCGAAACGGCCGTCGTCTGGGATCGCGCGACGGGCGACCCGGTCTACAACGCCATCGTCTGGCAAGACACGCGCACGCAGCCGCTCGTCGACGAGCTCGCCGCCGACGGGGGAGTGCGCCGGTTCGCCTCGATAACCGGTCTGCCGCTCGCCACCTACTTCAGTGCCACCAAGATCGCGTGGATTCTCGACAACGTCGACGGCGCTCGTGCCCGCGCTGAGGCGGGCGAGCTCGCCTTCGGCACGATCGACACCTGGCTGCTGTGGAACCTCACGGGCGGCGTCGACGGCGGAGTGCACGCTACTGACGTCACCAACGCCTCGCGCACGCTGCTCATGAACCTCGAGACGCTCGACTGGGACGACTCGCTGCTCGCGGCGTTCGGTGTGCCGCGATCGATGCTGCCCGAGGTGCGCTCGTCGTCTGAGACCTATGGGGTAGCGCGGTCGAGCTCGCTGCTGCGTGAGGTACCCATCGCGGGCATCCTGGGCGATCAGCAGGCGGCCACGTTCGGGCAGACGGCCTTCGACGCCGGCGAGTCGAAGAACACCTACGGCACCGGCAACTTTCTGATCGTGAACACGGGCGAGGAGCGCGTGGCCTCCGACGCTGGGCTGCTCACGACCGTGGCCTACCGGCTCGGTGACGAGCCTGCGCGCTACGCCCTTGAAGGCTCGGTCGCCGTCACCGGATCGCTCGTGCAGTGGCTGCGCGACAACCTGCAGATGCTCTCGTCGTCGGCCGAGGTCGAGACACTCGCCGCCTCGGTCGAAGATTCGGGCGGGGCCGTCATCGTGCCGGCCTTCAGTGGTCTCTTCGCCCCCTACTGGCGACCGGATGCTCGCGGCGCCATCGTCGGACTCACCCGGTTCATCACGCGCGCGCACCTAGCCCGCGCGGCCCTCGAGTCGACGGCCTTCCAATCGCGCGAGGTGTTTGACGTGGCGCAGGCCGCGATCCCCGTGCCGATCAGCGAACTGCGCGTCGACGGCGGCATGACGGCCAACGATTTGCTCATGCAGTTTCAGGCCGACATTTTGGGTATTCCGGTCGTGCGGCCGCGCATCATCGAGACCACCGCGCTCGGCGCGGCCTACGCGGCCGGGCTTGCCGTCGGATTCTGGTCGTCGCGCGACGAGCTGCGCGAGCTGTGGGCCGAAGACCGCCGGTGGCTGCGCGACATGGCCGACGACGAGCGGGCACGCCGCATGCGGGTCTGGCACAAGGCGGTGACCCGCACGTTCGACTGGGTCGACGACGACACGTCGGCCTAG
- a CDS encoding endonuclease domain-containing protein: MDALTVFARHSTLCLRRRELLLAGVSPRSIAAAVHARVIIRARRGVYCPASAPRHVVRALRVGGLAACTTAAESYGLWVPEQRITEVWLPRQASRLRAPDNRRVPLAHADRSRLRTHWHPLNDPGAADSWRVGAFDAVAQCVGCLPRDVAIAVLDSALRTGAIGAHELTALEVVVPARRRGWVNLADGRAGSGTESLVRLALQHAGLRVTPQVWIAGVGRVDLLVGTRVVVEVDSEKWHSTPEQRAEDSRRDLELIRLGYVVVRVRYGQAFRPDEVVTAVLRAVRTSRSVTAALRHRRS, from the coding sequence ATGGATGCCCTCACCGTGTTTGCACGCCACTCGACACTGTGCCTGAGACGACGTGAGTTGCTCCTCGCTGGGGTCTCGCCCCGATCCATTGCGGCGGCGGTACACGCCAGAGTCATCATCCGCGCCCGCCGTGGTGTGTACTGCCCGGCGAGCGCGCCGCGACACGTTGTCCGTGCCCTTCGCGTGGGCGGTCTCGCCGCCTGCACCACGGCCGCGGAGAGTTATGGGCTGTGGGTGCCCGAGCAGCGGATCACCGAGGTCTGGCTACCGCGCCAAGCGTCTCGGCTGCGGGCACCCGATAACCGTCGTGTTCCTCTCGCTCACGCCGATCGCTCTCGGCTCCGCACGCACTGGCATCCGCTGAACGACCCTGGCGCAGCCGATTCGTGGCGGGTGGGGGCGTTCGACGCGGTCGCGCAGTGCGTGGGTTGCCTACCGCGCGATGTCGCCATCGCCGTGCTCGACAGCGCCCTGCGAACGGGAGCGATCGGAGCACACGAGCTCACCGCCCTCGAAGTGGTGGTGCCCGCACGCCGGCGGGGATGGGTGAACTTGGCCGACGGGCGGGCGGGTTCCGGCACCGAGTCGCTCGTTCGACTCGCTCTACAACACGCTGGACTACGGGTCACGCCGCAGGTGTGGATTGCTGGTGTGGGAAGAGTGGACTTGCTGGTCGGTACACGTGTCGTCGTGGAGGTCGACAGCGAGAAGTGGCACTCGACTCCCGAGCAACGAGCCGAAGACTCCCGCCGTGACCTGGAGTTGATTCGGCTCGGGTATGTGGTGGTGCGAGTGCGTTATGGCCAGGCCTTCCGGCCAGATGAGGTGGTCACCGCCGTCCTGCGTGCGGTGCGAACGAGCCGCTCGGTTACAGCGGCTCTGCGCCATCGGCGTTCATAA
- a CDS encoding HAD family hydrolase yields the protein MAGARVRGGKARSQAPAIEVLLFDLDDTLMAHTAAVEAAIDRARSRAGDAGPWHAAAFAAADPEAVRVRWHELEDLHYHRYLAGELDYLGQRVARAHDLYAEHGVTLDEGAALAWFDEYLLGYRDTWALFDDVLPALDAIERALPGIRYGIITNGDLGFQTDKLHRIGLWDRLDLTPVRSDGTIDDHTRQGRVIASGELGFTKPDPRIFHAAAAAFDVAPARCAYVGDRVRTDAVGARDAGMLGLWLDRGSARNSITDAAEGDAPADVPRIPSLLALPGLLAR from the coding sequence GTGGCCGGTGCTCGCGTGAGAGGGGGCAAAGCCCGATCACAGGCGCCGGCGATCGAGGTGCTGCTGTTCGACCTCGACGACACGCTCATGGCGCACACCGCCGCTGTCGAGGCGGCGATCGACCGCGCTCGTTCCCGCGCGGGCGACGCCGGGCCATGGCATGCCGCTGCCTTCGCCGCCGCCGACCCCGAGGCCGTGCGTGTGCGCTGGCACGAACTCGAAGACCTGCACTACCACCGCTACCTCGCCGGCGAGCTCGACTACCTGGGCCAGCGGGTCGCCCGCGCGCACGACCTCTATGCCGAGCACGGCGTGACGCTCGACGAGGGGGCTGCCCTCGCCTGGTTCGACGAGTACCTGCTCGGATACCGCGACACCTGGGCACTCTTCGACGACGTGCTGCCCGCACTCGACGCGATCGAGCGGGCGCTGCCGGGCATCCGCTACGGAATCATCACGAACGGTGACCTCGGCTTCCAGACCGACAAGCTGCACCGCATCGGGTTGTGGGATCGCCTCGACCTCACGCCGGTTCGTAGCGACGGCACGATTGACGACCACACTCGGCAGGGCCGCGTCATCGCCTCTGGCGAGCTCGGCTTCACGAAGCCCGACCCGCGCATCTTCCACGCTGCAGCCGCGGCGTTCGATGTCGCGCCCGCACGATGCGCGTACGTGGGCGACCGGGTGCGCACCGACGCGGTCGGCGCCCGCGACGCGGGGATGCTCGGCCTCTGGCTCGACCGCGGCTCGGCCCGCAACAGCATTACCGATGCGGCCGAGGGTGATGCGCCAGCTGACGTGCCGAGAATCCCGAGCCTGCTCGCGCTGCCCGGTCTGCTCGCCCGATAG
- a CDS encoding GNAT family N-acetyltransferase: MEPVTLRTARFVLSAPRASDVDAVFAACQDAELQRFVPVPVPYERSHGEGFVLDLVPQWWRDDVEYVFGIREHDDAPLMGVVSWQREVGAVGYWLAGEHRGRGVMTEALGALVAWVFAHNPVDLVQWEAVEGNTGSAVVAQRCGFRWQGLGRIENASPGQESRGWKAALTREDHESGTLDAAWPVLA; the protein is encoded by the coding sequence ATGGAGCCCGTCACCCTGCGCACGGCGCGGTTCGTGCTGAGCGCGCCCCGGGCATCCGACGTCGATGCGGTCTTCGCCGCGTGCCAGGATGCAGAGCTGCAGCGGTTCGTGCCGGTGCCTGTGCCGTACGAGCGCTCGCACGGCGAAGGCTTCGTGCTCGACCTCGTGCCGCAATGGTGGCGCGACGACGTCGAGTACGTCTTCGGCATCCGCGAGCACGACGATGCACCGCTCATGGGAGTGGTCTCGTGGCAACGCGAGGTTGGCGCTGTCGGCTACTGGCTCGCGGGCGAGCACCGGGGTCGCGGGGTCATGACCGAAGCGCTCGGCGCGCTCGTCGCGTGGGTGTTCGCGCACAACCCCGTCGATCTGGTGCAGTGGGAGGCTGTCGAGGGCAACACAGGCTCGGCGGTCGTCGCGCAGCGGTGCGGGTTCCGCTGGCAGGGGCTTGGCCGCATCGAGAACGCGAGTCCGGGCCAGGAGAGCCGCGGATGGAAGGCGGCGCTGACCCGCGAAGACCACGAGTCGGGCACGCTCGACGCCGCGTGGCCGGTGCTCGCGTGA